The Vescimonas coprocola genome includes a window with the following:
- a CDS encoding type II toxin-antitoxin system HicB family antitoxin produces MKQVERYFYPAVFSYAPDQEIAVTFPDLDVATSGTDDTDALLSARELLGCVLCGLEEDGEDIPAPTPLADVKLEDGERAVLVDVYMPSVRLARVNRSVNRTVTLPAWLNAAALERNVNFSQVLQDALRTQLHLG; encoded by the coding sequence ATGAAACAGGTCGAACGCTATTTCTATCCCGCTGTCTTTAGCTATGCTCCGGATCAGGAGATCGCCGTCACCTTCCCCGATTTGGATGTTGCCACCAGCGGCACCGACGATACGGATGCGCTGCTGTCCGCACGGGAACTGCTGGGCTGCGTCCTCTGCGGACTGGAGGAGGACGGCGAGGATATCCCCGCCCCCACCCCTCTGGCCGATGTAAAGCTGGAGGACGGCGAACGGGCCGTCCTTGTGGATGTGTATATGCCCTCCGTCCGCTTGGCACGGGTCAACCGCAGCGTCAACCGCACCGTCACCCTCCCCGCTTGGCTTAATGCCGCTGCGCTGGAGCGGAATGTAAACTTTTCTCAGGTGCTGCAAGATGCCCTGCGTACCCAGTTGCACCTCGGATAA
- a CDS encoding helix-turn-helix transcriptional regulator, whose translation MCYNGGGMRKTIKRERERLELSQRQLAALVGVGKTTIGEIERGERLPNVVTAIRIAKALHTTVEELWSEDYYGQ comes from the coding sequence ATGTGCTACAATGGCGGCGGAATGAGGAAAACAATCAAAAGGGAGCGAGAGCGATTGGAACTCTCACAGCGCCAGCTGGCGGCGCTGGTAGGCGTCGGGAAAACCACCATCGGAGAGATAGAGAGGGGGGAGAGACTGCCGAACGTGGTAACGGCTATCCGCATTGCCAAGGCGCTGCACACCACCGTCGAGGAGTTATGGAGCGAGGACTATTATGGACAATAG
- a CDS encoding type II toxin-antitoxin system HicA family toxin, with translation MRYAELTKELRAAGCYILRHGKQHDIWYSPITGRQFSVPRHMREEVPAGTLKSIRKSAGL, from the coding sequence GTGCGATATGCCGAGCTGACAAAAGAGCTTCGGGCGGCAGGTTGCTACATACTCCGACACGGAAAGCAGCACGACATATGGTATAGTCCGATTACCGGGAGACAATTTTCAGTGCCACGGCACATGAGAGAAGAAGTCCCAGCTGGAACGCTCAAGTCCATTCGGAAGAGTGCGGGGCTGTAA
- a CDS encoding type II toxin-antitoxin system HicA family toxin — MKSYSSREVIQLLKADGWFEVNVVGSHHQFKHPTKKGRVTVKHPDKDIPRKTLASIERQSGLLFR, encoded by the coding sequence ATGAAGAGCTACTCGTCAAGGGAGGTTATTCAACTGCTGAAGGCGGATGGCTGGTTCGAGGTCAATGTAGTGGGCAGCCACCACCAGTTCAAGCACCCCACCAAAAAGGGCCGTGTTACTGTTAAGCACCCCGACAAGGACATCCCCCGTAAAACCCTCGCCAGCATTGAACGACAGTCTGGGTTACTGTTCCGGTAA
- a CDS encoding helix-turn-helix domain-containing protein has protein sequence MSEINTRIAEVIRASGLTKTAFAERINVSQQHISRLAKDGTPSDRTIVDICREFGVNERWLRTGEGEMLMHLSREEEIMRFAATVIRDPSSEFQRRFVSVLARLTPEQWQLMEEMARKLLQEQPEEPPTDAK, from the coding sequence ATGAGCGAAATCAATACCCGCATTGCGGAGGTGATCCGGGCCAGCGGACTTACCAAAACGGCATTCGCCGAAAGGATTAACGTTTCGCAGCAGCACATTTCCCGTCTCGCAAAGGACGGAACACCCAGCGACCGCACCATCGTGGACATCTGCCGGGAGTTCGGCGTCAACGAGCGCTGGCTTCGCACCGGTGAGGGTGAGATGCTGATGCACCTATCCCGTGAGGAGGAGATCATGCGCTTCGCCGCCACGGTGATCCGGGACCCCTCCAGCGAGTTCCAGCGGCGCTTTGTCTCCGTCCTGGCCCGCCTCACCCCGGAGCAATGGCAGCTCATGGAAGAGATGGCCCGTAAGCTGCTTCAGGAGCAGCCCGAAGAGCCCCCCACCGACGCAAAATAA
- a CDS encoding type II toxin-antitoxin system HicB family antitoxin — MKLVYPVIFTEDPAGGYMAYVPDLEINTQGEDLAEAIAMARDAMGLVGIDMEDDGKPFPAPSQHVDCPTGGIVSLVDVDLVAYRSS; from the coding sequence ATGAAACTTGTATATCCCGTTATCTTTACGGAGGACCCGGCAGGCGGCTATATGGCCTACGTGCCGGATCTGGAGATCAATACCCAAGGCGAAGATCTGGCGGAAGCCATTGCCATGGCCCGTGATGCTATGGGCCTGGTGGGGATCGATATGGAGGACGATGGAAAGCCCTTCCCCGCCCCCAGTCAGCACGTGGATTGTCCCACCGGCGGCATTGTGTCACTGGTAGATGTGGACCTTGTCGCCTACCGCAGCAGTTGA
- a CDS encoding type II toxin-antitoxin system HicB family antitoxin, translating into MAKYVYPAVFTHEAEGGYSITFPDLPDCATSAETLEEGIEMAADALCLMLYDMEEGGAVPPEPSDVRSIVCAENQLVTLIRCDTIEYRKFFDNRAVKKTLTIPAWLNTMAERQGVNFSMILQNALKAELHI; encoded by the coding sequence ATGGCCAAATATGTGTATCCGGCAGTTTTTACACATGAGGCGGAGGGGGGCTATTCCATCACCTTCCCGGATTTGCCGGACTGCGCCACCTCGGCGGAAACGCTGGAGGAGGGAATTGAAATGGCGGCGGATGCGCTTTGCCTGATGCTGTACGACATGGAGGAGGGCGGAGCCGTTCCGCCGGAGCCCTCCGATGTAAGGAGTATCGTCTGCGCCGAAAACCAGTTGGTGACGCTAATCCGCTGCGACACCATCGAATATCGGAAGTTTTTTGACAACCGAGCGGTGAAAAAGACTCTGACCATTCCGGCGTGGCTGAACACTATGGCGGAAAGACAGGGGGTCAATTTTTCCATGATCCTGCAAAATGCACTGAAAGCGGAGCTGCATATTTAA
- a CDS encoding tyrosine-type recombinase/integrase produces the protein MVCRKCRTALPDGSKYCLSCGAKQDITRRPRSRGNGTGSVYQLPSKTWIAVRICGWYTAEDGSIHRKTRSKSGFRTKKEALEYLPLLAVTPAQERSRHITYKELYDKWYPTHRAGESTLGCYRAAIKHFRPLWSAQLADIDVDDLQECMDDCPAGKRTRENMKALCGLLYKYAIPRHLATLNLGEYLIVGGGVSEEKRALPMEAVQALQQAGASIPYGEYIVAQCYLGFRPSELLALDIEDYDPRLRSFVGGAKTEAGRSRIVTISPKIQPIIDRLVGGRTSGPVFVSASGGRLSLRDYRTAFYAALDAIGFDNPMEESNGVIRHRYTPHSCRHTFATLLKDVPAPDKDKLRLIGHTSAEMLRHYQDVDVDSLRRITDAL, from the coding sequence ATGGTCTGCCGCAAATGCCGCACCGCCCTGCCGGACGGCTCCAAGTATTGCCTGTCCTGTGGGGCCAAGCAGGATATCACCCGCCGCCCCCGGAGCCGTGGCAATGGCACCGGCAGCGTCTACCAGCTACCCAGCAAGACATGGATCGCCGTGCGGATCTGCGGCTGGTACACCGCCGAGGACGGCAGCATCCACCGCAAGACTCGCTCCAAGTCCGGCTTCCGCACCAAAAAGGAGGCGCTGGAGTATCTGCCGCTGCTGGCCGTCACTCCGGCACAGGAGCGCAGCCGGCACATCACCTACAAAGAGTTGTACGACAAGTGGTATCCCACCCACCGGGCCGGTGAGTCCACCCTCGGCTGTTACCGTGCCGCCATCAAGCACTTCCGCCCCCTCTGGAGTGCTCAGCTGGCCGACATCGACGTGGACGACCTGCAGGAGTGCATGGATGACTGCCCCGCCGGGAAGCGCACCAGGGAGAACATGAAGGCCCTCTGCGGCCTGCTCTACAAGTACGCCATCCCCCGACATCTGGCCACCCTGAATCTGGGGGAATATCTCATCGTGGGCGGCGGCGTGTCCGAGGAGAAGCGTGCGCTTCCCATGGAGGCCGTGCAGGCCCTCCAGCAGGCCGGGGCGTCTATCCCCTACGGGGAGTACATCGTGGCCCAATGCTATCTCGGCTTCCGGCCCTCGGAGCTGCTGGCGCTGGATATCGAGGACTACGACCCCCGACTGCGGAGCTTTGTTGGCGGCGCTAAGACGGAGGCGGGCCGCAGCCGTATCGTCACGATCTCGCCCAAGATCCAGCCCATCATTGACCGGCTGGTGGGCGGTCGTACCTCCGGGCCTGTGTTTGTCAGCGCCTCCGGCGGACGCCTGAGTCTCCGAGACTACCGGACAGCATTTTACGCCGCTCTGGACGCCATCGGCTTTGACAATCCCATGGAGGAGAGCAACGGCGTCATTCGTCACCGCTACACGCCCCACAGCTGCCGCCATACCTTTGCCACGCTGCTTAAGGACGTGCCGGCCCCCGACAAGGACAAGCTGCGTCTCATCGGCCATACCTCCGCCGAAATGCTCCGGCACTATCAGGACGTGGATGTGGATAGTCTCCGCCGCATCACCGACGCTTTGTAG